The following DNA comes from Desulfovulcanus ferrireducens.
GAGGCTGATAGAGTATGGCCTCAGACCTGTATTTTTGGGCGGGAAGGCTGAGGTTGAACTGGCCGAAAGGGTTAAGTCTGACTTGGATGTCCGGGTCTTGGATTTGACCGGGCAACTCAGCCTGGACCAACTGGTCAGGATCGGCCAAACTTTGCAGCTCTTAGTTACTCCTGATACAGGCCCTATGCACTTGGCCGCATGGACAGGTTTAAGAGTACTAAATCTGTCCATGGGCCCTGTAAATCCGTGGGAAACAGGTCCGTATCAGCCAGGACATTTGGTGTTAAGAGCTAACTTAAGCTGCAGAGGATGTTGGACGTGCAAATTTACTGAACCAAAATGTGGACAAAAATTTGATCCTCGGAAGATAGCTTTTCTGGTTAAAGAAATTGTTTTCTACGAAACAAGCAGACTGGGCAAAACCCGAATTAACGGTCTGGAATTGTTTACTACCCAAAGGACGGGAACTCTTTATCATTTGCTGGCGATACACCAAAGATTCACCTTGTCAGACCTGTTTGGGCAGCTCTGGCGTTCTTTTTGGGGCTATCATTTTGGTTTGTGGGCCAGAGAGGAAGTCTTTTCTATTGCTGAAGAAATCAGGGCAAAACACCCACTTTTTGCAAAGTCTTTTCAAGAAGGTCTGTTTTTAATATTAGATCAGATAAAAAGGGTAGTTAGAACAAGACAGGTTCCTGAACCGGATTTCTGGTCCAACTCCCCTCCTATGCTCAGACCCTTGACCAGCTATATTCATCTCTTTTGGCAAAATACAAATTTTACTCCTGCCTCTTTAAAAAAGTCCTTGGATTTGGTGGAAGAGTTCTATTCGATGTTCGATGTTGGGTTCTAGGTGCTTGGGTAATGTTGTTCGAGTTAGTTCTTAGTTAATTTTTCCTGCCTTCCCCCGTATTTTCACTTTTCACTCAATTGGAACAGTAATTGAAGTCTTTGACCTCAAGGAGGTCAGAGATGCAATTTTTTCCTCATATTTCCGCTCCAGAACAATCGTTTTTGTCTGGTATTCCGACAAAAGAGCTTCGAGGTCCAGGGCAAGGTTCTCAATTTGATCAAGTCTTTTCTTCCCTTGTATCCTCTGAAAATAATTGTGAAAGCTTATCCCATTGCAGGAAGCAGAATTTAAGGGATGTTGAGCCAAGAAAGAATGATGCACAAAGGGGAGAGGATAAGAGAGTTTTTTGGTCTGACAAGCTAAGTGAGGAAGATTTTTCCTCTTTAAAAGATGTTTTGAAAAATTTTGGTGTAGAAAAGGAAAAAATTCAGGTCTTGGAGAAAAAGTTTCGGGAAAAGGGGCTGTCTTGGAAAGATGTAGTCCTTTGTCTGGGACTTGGTAGTTTGTTGACTAAGGATATTGGACAGTTAAATGCCAATTTAAAAAGAGGATTAACTTCTTTTTTTCAGAAGATAAATTTCACTCCGGAAAAGAGTCAAGAACTGGTAGCTAAGCTTGAACAAAATAAAAAAATGGAAGTGTGGAAAGAAATTGCTGAAAAGCTCAAAGAAATGCCACAGGGGCGAAAGATATCTTTAACTCAGAATGAGATAAAAAGTCTTAAGGTGGCTTTTGGGGTAGAAAAAGATCAGTTTTTTTTATCTGGTTTTGTAAATAAAGAGTTAAGTTTGGGAGAATTAAAGAATTTATTGGCTATAATAAAAAAAGAGGCAATGCGAACAGCGCCTGAAATCAATGAAGATGTAATGCGGTCAGTCTCTGAGGAAAGCAAAGCGATAATGGTTGATGGGCAAAGTAAGGAAGTTTTGATGTTGAGGTCAATAAGGCAACTCGCCCATAAGACAGAGAAGAAGGGTTTGAATAATGACCGAGGCAAAGAAGGCATAGATAACAATACTTTGCTCAAGGCTAAGGAAAATGGTGTACTACATCAAGGACGGCATCACGAAGGCAAGTCATTTAATGTTAATAAAGAAAAGGAAAAAGAGAATAATGATGACCAGCGAAATTTCTTGGGACAACGTGTTAAAGTAAAAACCGGTAAAGATGCTCAAGGACACTTTCACAAAGCAGATAATGTCCACGATGAAATAAATGTTTTTCAGGTGAAAAACGAGAGTGATTGGCAGACAAAATTTGGGGGTGGCAGGGAAAAGATATCGAGACAGGTAATGGAGCAAGTTCAAAACGGGGTGGTTCAAAATTTAGGTAACGGCCGGCGGCAGATTAGATTGCAATTAAGCCCACCTGATTTGGGACGGTTACATGTTGTTTTACAGGTCAAAAACAACGAGGTTAAGGCGCTTATCAAAACCACAAACCATGATGTCACCCAGATTGTTAGTGAAAATTTGAATCAATTGAAGACCAGTCTGGAACAACAGGGGTTAAAAGTAGGAAAGTTAGAAGTGCAGACTCAGCTCCCTGATGGCCAGATGAGTACGCCCTGGCAGGGCTCTGACAAACATAATCAGGCTCAGGAGCATCTTCGTAAAGGAATAAACCTGGCCAGGCTACGAGGACTTAGTGAGAGCCGGGAAGAAAATTTGGCCCATGATGTGCAGAATATAGGGCATGGAGAAAATATTTCCCAGTCAGGGATAGATTTATTTGCCTAGCGAGGTGGAGAATGCAAACTAATGGTGTTGATTATTTGCTTGGCGGGTATGAGCGAGATTTCACCGGTCAGACTAGAAAAACTGGTGATGCAGCTCCTATGGGTAAGGATGAGTTTTTAAAGCTTCTAGTTACCCAATTAGAGCATCAGGATCCATTGAATCCCATGGATGATCGTGAATTTACAGCTCAGTTGGCACAATTTTCAAGCCTTGAGCAGTTGACTAGTATTTCTGAAGGTATCAAGAGCCTAAATGAAGATAAGGCCAGGCAGGAAATGCTTGGCGCGGTGAGTTTTATCGGCAAGGAAGTGCGTGCAAGTGGTGATAGTTTGAGTAAAGAAGGCAATAATGTTTCTACCGTGTACTATCATTTTGATGACGTGGCTTCAAAGGTATACATCAATATTTTTGACTCCTTTGGAAACCTTGTGCGCTCGGAAAATGTAGGCTCAAGGCAGCCGGGTGATTATGAGTTTGTCTGGGACGGTAAAACTTATACTGGCAGTTATGCCCCTGATGGTGTTTATTCTGTGAGCATTGCCGCAGAGGGTGTTAATGGTCAACCAGTATTGGTTGACACTGAAGTCAGTGGTAAGGTGTCTGGTGTACAAAATATGAATGGTCAATCATACCTGCGCTTAGAAGATGGGCGACAGGTTAATTTTGTAGATGTTAAAGAGATTGTTAACCCTAGTAGCGATGATAGCCAGAAATAGCTAGGAGGTTTGAATATGGGACTTTCAGCAGCATTATATTCAGGAACCAGCGGGCTTAGGGCTCATGGAGAGGCCATGTCTGTTATAGGCAATAATATTTCCAATGTGAGCACAATCGGTTTCAAAGGGTCTAGAATGCATTTCGAAGATGCCCTGAATCAGGAAATTACTACTGCAGTTGGAGTAGGACAGGTCGGTAGAGGGGTTGCTATAGGTACTGTTATGACAGATTTTGCTCAAGGTTCTCTGGAAACTACCACCGAGTCTACTGATTTGGCCATAGGTGGCAATGGATTCTTCATTGTCTCCCCAAAGGATGAGGAAACGCAATATTATACTCGGGCAGGAAATTTTCGTTTTGATAAAGATGGTTACCTGGTAGATCCCCACGGTTATGTGGTCCAGGGCTGGGAAGTGCTTCAGGAAGATACGTCATCTGCAGCTACAGTTGAGCAGGCAGCTAGTCAAACTGCTAGTATAAAGACAAGAGGAGTGCCCACAGATATTCGCCTGGAGAATTTTCAGTCTCCTCCTCAACCTACATCTCGAGTAAGTATGGTTGTCAATCTGGACTCACAAAGTGAAGATAGGTCAACAGATAAAGCGGATCCGTTTTTTGCCATGTTTAAAAAATGGAGTGCTAATGCCAGCGTTCCTATTGGAGACACGGCTTATGCATATCAAAGTACCATTAAGGTTTATGATGAAAATGGCACATCACATAATTTAACAGTTTATTTTGATCCGGTCAGGGAAGATATTACTGATACAGGAGGTAAACAGTACTGGGAATTTATGGTTACTGTTCCTCCGAATGAAGACAACAGGTCCTTTTGGAGTAGCGTGACCAATACTGATAAAAAGGGTGTGTTAATGATAGGTTCTCTAACCTTTAATACCGCCGGAGAAGTAGAGAATATGAGCGCATTCACGTTGAATAATAACAACGTGACTCTTTCTGACCCCAACAATCTAAATGAGTGGGAACCAGCACTGTTTTCACAAAATGGATACCCCATATGCACGGCCAATTTTTTGGCTGCAACTGGTGCTGATTTTACTGACGGGGCTAATGCCAAGAATATTGAGATAAATTTTGGCATTCGCAATAAGGATTTAAGCGATCCAGACGGTACCGGCCCTAAATATCCTGGTTGGTATGACCCTGATACCACCGATTACACTGACCCCAGCGAAATTGGTACAGATCAGACAAAATTAATCGGTTTTTTAGACCCTGAGTATGGTGCTCTCTCGACAACTACCTATAGTACCGGTTCGACAACATTGTATCAATCTCAGGATGGCTATACAGCCGGATTTTTACAAAATATTAGTGTGGACCGTGACGGGGTGATAACTGGAAGATACTCTAATGGACAGATTTTACCACTCTATGTTCTTACTCTTGCTGATTTTAACAATAAATATGCCTTGCATCGTGAAGGGGGCAATTTATTCTCACAGACGAGAGAGTCCGGTCCTCCTTTGACTGGCCTGCCCGGTACAGGAGGAAAAGGCACAATTGCCTCAAATTCTCTGGAACAATCTAATGTTGATCTGGCGAAGGAATTTGTAAAGATGATTACAACTGAGAAAGGATTTCAGGCTAATAGTAAGACTATAACTACAACCGACCAAATGCTTTCCGTGCTTATTCAGCTAAAACGATAATCAATTCGTTTCTAAACAAAAAAGCCCCGCTAAGCGGGGCTTTTTTTGTTTTATAGTGAGCGGTTTATAAATATTCCAACCATTTTTTCAATTGACGCGGCCAGGTTAAGCAGCTCATCAGGTGGAATTTTACGGATGATTTTATTGGTTTCCGGATCCACCACATCTACCTGTAATTTATTGGTTTCCTTGTGGATATGGAATTTAAGTTTAACACCTAATGAGTTGAGATAATTTTCTATGGATCTGGCAAGGTTTTCTATTTTTTCAAATTCGTTTTTCGGGAGTTTATCTGTCTTCTCCTTGTTTATATTTTTTTCTATATTCTGCCCGTGAGAGTCAACTTTCTTCTGGTCCGGAAGATAGTTGCTCGTATCCTGATTATTAAGATTCAGCGTATCTTGGACTTTCATTTTTTTCTCTCCACCTTTTCTCTTCTTCCTTATCCTTATCGGAACTATTTTTAAAAACTTTAGCCTACTGTTGAGGCTAACTAAAATTTCTATTTTAATCTTTCGGCTAACTTAAGTTGGTGCCTATGTGATTTACTAGGAAAAAATTGACAGTTTTTTTTTATAGCCGGTAAAAATTGCTTGTTTTGGTTTTGTAACATGTTGAAATATTAGTATAAACTATTAATGGTATCTTGTTTGAAAGATAATAAAAAAAATAGGAGGTAAAGCTATGTCTTTGGTTGTCAATCATAACCTTATGGCCATGAATGCGTCTAGAAATTTGAGCATGGCCTATGGTCGACTGGGCACGTCCACGCGTCGTTTGTCCTCGGGGCTTAGAGTCAGCACTGCTGCTGATGATGCAGCAGGCCTGGCAATTCGCGAACTTATGCGGTCAGATATATCCGCTCTGCAGCAGGGAGTCAGAAACGCCAATGACGCTATTTCGCTGATCCAAACTGCTGACGGCGCACTACAGGTCATTGATGAAAAGCTTATTCGCATGAAAGAACTGGCAGAACAGGCTGCCACCGGAACCTACACTTCAGATCAGCGTTTGATAATTGACTCTGAATATCAGGCCATGGCCTCAGAGATTACTCGTATTGCCAATGCAACGGACTTTAATGGTATCTATCTATTGAATGGTAATTTGTCCGGTGCAGGCGGAGATCAATCAGCCTGGATCAGTTCTTATGATGGTAGTGGCTTGGACAGTGCAGGACCTCTGCATGTTCATTTCGGAACAGGCAATGATTCAGCAGAAGATTATTACTATATTGCGATTGGCGGCGCCACTGCCTCTGCGTTTGGATTGGGCAATAATGCAGACACTTCCAGGTCAGACTATGTTGGCGGAGCTTCTATTTCCACACAGAGTTTGGCTCAGCAGGCCTTGGAGGGCATCAAACAGGCAATTGTGTCAAAAGACCATATTCGGGCCAGTCTAGGTGCTTTGCAAAACCGACTTGAGGCTACGATAAGCAATTTGACTATTCAGGCCGAAAACATGCAGGCAGCAGAGTCTCGCATTTCTGACGTAGATGTGGCCACTGAGATGACAGAATTTGTTCGGAATCAGATTCTGACTCAATCGGCAGTGGCAATGCTTGCCCAGGCCAACTCTCTGCCAAAGATGGCGATGCAACTCATTCAAGGGTAATGGCTATATATCATGATAGGCAGGTGGGGAGTAAGCAGCATGAAGGAGAGAGTGCTTTAAAAGGGCACTTTTTATAAGTTCCTGCCAGTGACTGCTTGCTACCAACTGCCTATTAAGATTTCATAGCCTTTCTTGGAGAAATTTAAGTCCTAGTTGGGCGGCCTTTTGTTCTGCTTTTTTCACACTGGTGCCCTTGGCTTTTAGGTTGGTCCCATCAGGAAGGCTGACCTGGACAAGATAGATTTTTGCATGTTCCGGGCCTTGGCTATCAACCAGGGTATAAACAGGGCGTTGCTTGAAAATTTTTTGGGTTAACTCCTGAAGTCTGGTTTTGTAATCTTTTGTGATTTTTTTGAGAGATATTTTTTTTGGCCAAAAAGGGCTAAAAATTTTATTTATGCTGGTCTTGACCTGTTCATAGCCTCCATCCAGAAATATGGCCCCAAAGATAGCTTCTAATGTGTCACTAAGCACCGAGTCCCTGTCTTTTCCGCCCTGCATTTCCTCACCTTTTCCCAATAAAATATATTGGCCAAGCTTTAAAGACCTGGCTACTTGTGCTAGTGATACTTCATTGACCATACTTGCTCTAGCTTTGGTCAATTCTCCCTCTGATGCCGTGGGAAATTGTTCATAGAGGGCTTTGGAGATACATAATTCAAGTACTGCGTCTCCTAAAAACTCCAGTCGTTCATTGTTTTCCAGGCCATGTTCATTGGCAAAAGAGCTGTGAGTCAAGGCCTGGCAGAGTAAAGTTTTATCATTGAATTGGTAAAAAATGAGTTTTTCCAGGTTGTTAATTTCGTGAGCAGAGAGAAAGTTTTTCATCCAGGTTATCTCCTGATTAAAGTTTAGGGCATTGAGTTTAAAAGTCAGAATTCAGAACTTTTAAAGAGGGGGCTAGCAGGGGATAAATTTTCGGTCAATCCCAACCCCTTGATTCCCAAACTTTTCCCCCCCAATCCTCTTTACAATACATTTACATTGGTTTGGAATTGTGTTTTAATAAATAAACTATGCTACTTCAACTGGTATCCTTTAGTGGCATCCTTTTACCGGCCAATTTGGTCCTTTCGCCAATAATCAGGTGAAATCTGGCCTAGTCGACTAATTTAATCTTTTTATCATGAATGATTACGAGAAATTTTAAAAAACTTTAAACTTTCCAGGAGGATAAAATGGTTGGAGTTTATATTGGCTCAACTGCAGGATATTCTGGCAAAAATATGATCGCTATGACATTAGGTCTTAGATTGCAAAAAGACGGATACAAGGTAGGGTATATGAAGCCCGTTGGAGCCATGCCTAAAGAAATAGATGGTAAGCTTGGAGACGAGGATGCTTTTTTTGTCCAGGAAATATTGGGTCTTTCCGAAGATGTAGAAAAAGTTACTCCGGTGGTTGTAAATCAAGATTTCAAAGTAAAAGCCTTTAAAGGTGAACATGAAAACTTAATGGATAAGATCAAGCAGAGTTATGCAGAATTGAGTCAAGATAAAGATGTGATGATTGTGTCCGGTTCAGGAAGTATGTATTCTGGAAAATACTGCAGTGTTGATGGAGTTAGGGTGGTCAAGACTTTAGGACTGAAATCATTGGTCATAGACCGTTATACCAAAGAGCTTAATTATGACTACCTGCTTGCTCTGAAAGAGACTTTGGGCGATCAAATGATCGGAGCAATTTTAAACGATATTCCAGACCATTTTATGGATGAACTGAACAACATGCTTGTGCCTTGTCTAGAGCGTAATGGTGTAAAGATTTTGGGTGTCATCCCCCACGATTCTCTTATGGGAGCAATAAAAGTAGCCGACCTGGCCGAGCGTCTGGGAGGAAGGATCATAGCCGGTTCAGAAAAGGCAGACCGGGTCGTAGAGAGCTTCCTTATAGGTACCATGCAGGTAGAAAACTTTATGACCCATTTTAAGCGCCATAAGAATTCTGCGGTTATTGTTGGAGGAGATAGGTCAGACGTCCAACTGGTGGCTCTTGAAGGTAAATGTCAGTGCTTGATTTTAACCGGCAACCTTTATCCTAATGATATAATCATGA
Coding sequences within:
- a CDS encoding glycosyltransferase family 9 protein, with product MVKPILVLQMQRMGDLILSFPLFLWLSRTYHHTPVWTVAEEDFFQGLMPISPQVVYVPWNNYSYILKEKYSLVINLSHRREAAWLAGQIKADEKIGPYLDRDDYQYIAGKWQLYRASLVQSNRHNRFHWADLNALDVIPFDLMKSTIWPEPRILPSNGNKVGLFLGASERSKRPSARFWSLLAQRLIEYGLRPVFLGGKAEVELAERVKSDLDVRVLDLTGQLSLDQLVRIGQTLQLLVTPDTGPMHLAAWTGLRVLNLSMGPVNPWETGPYQPGHLVLRANLSCRGCWTCKFTEPKCGQKFDPRKIAFLVKEIVFYETSRLGKTRINGLELFTTQRTGTLYHLLAIHQRFTLSDLFGQLWRSFWGYHFGLWAREEVFSIAEEIRAKHPLFAKSFQEGLFLILDQIKRVVRTRQVPEPDFWSNSPPMLRPLTSYIHLFWQNTNFTPASLKKSLDLVEEFYSMFDVGF
- a CDS encoding flagellar hook-length control protein FliK — protein: MQFFPHISAPEQSFLSGIPTKELRGPGQGSQFDQVFSSLVSSENNCESLSHCRKQNLRDVEPRKNDAQRGEDKRVFWSDKLSEEDFSSLKDVLKNFGVEKEKIQVLEKKFREKGLSWKDVVLCLGLGSLLTKDIGQLNANLKRGLTSFFQKINFTPEKSQELVAKLEQNKKMEVWKEIAEKLKEMPQGRKISLTQNEIKSLKVAFGVEKDQFFLSGFVNKELSLGELKNLLAIIKKEAMRTAPEINEDVMRSVSEESKAIMVDGQSKEVLMLRSIRQLAHKTEKKGLNNDRGKEGIDNNTLLKAKENGVLHQGRHHEGKSFNVNKEKEKENNDDQRNFLGQRVKVKTGKDAQGHFHKADNVHDEINVFQVKNESDWQTKFGGGREKISRQVMEQVQNGVVQNLGNGRRQIRLQLSPPDLGRLHVVLQVKNNEVKALIKTTNHDVTQIVSENLNQLKTSLEQQGLKVGKLEVQTQLPDGQMSTPWQGSDKHNQAQEHLRKGINLARLRGLSESREENLAHDVQNIGHGENISQSGIDLFA
- a CDS encoding flagellar hook protein FlgE, translated to MGLSAALYSGTSGLRAHGEAMSVIGNNISNVSTIGFKGSRMHFEDALNQEITTAVGVGQVGRGVAIGTVMTDFAQGSLETTTESTDLAIGGNGFFIVSPKDEETQYYTRAGNFRFDKDGYLVDPHGYVVQGWEVLQEDTSSAATVEQAASQTASIKTRGVPTDIRLENFQSPPQPTSRVSMVVNLDSQSEDRSTDKADPFFAMFKKWSANASVPIGDTAYAYQSTIKVYDENGTSHNLTVYFDPVREDITDTGGKQYWEFMVTVPPNEDNRSFWSSVTNTDKKGVLMIGSLTFNTAGEVENMSAFTLNNNNVTLSDPNNLNEWEPALFSQNGYPICTANFLAATGADFTDGANAKNIEINFGIRNKDLSDPDGTGPKYPGWYDPDTTDYTDPSEIGTDQTKLIGFLDPEYGALSTTTYSTGSTTLYQSQDGYTAGFLQNISVDRDGVITGRYSNGQILPLYVLTLADFNNKYALHREGGNLFSQTRESGPPLTGLPGTGGKGTIASNSLEQSNVDLAKEFVKMITTEKGFQANSKTITTTDQMLSVLIQLKR
- the rnc gene encoding ribonuclease III yields the protein MKNFLSAHEINNLEKLIFYQFNDKTLLCQALTHSSFANEHGLENNERLEFLGDAVLELCISKALYEQFPTASEGELTKARASMVNEVSLAQVARSLKLGQYILLGKGEEMQGGKDRDSVLSDTLEAIFGAIFLDGGYEQVKTSINKIFSPFWPKKISLKKITKDYKTRLQELTQKIFKQRPVYTLVDSQGPEHAKIYLVQVSLPDGTNLKAKGTSVKKAEQKAAQLGLKFLQERL
- a CDS encoding phosphotransacetylase family protein, yielding MVGVYIGSTAGYSGKNMIAMTLGLRLQKDGYKVGYMKPVGAMPKEIDGKLGDEDAFFVQEILGLSEDVEKVTPVVVNQDFKVKAFKGEHENLMDKIKQSYAELSQDKDVMIVSGSGSMYSGKYCSVDGVRVVKTLGLKSLVIDRYTKELNYDYLLALKETLGDQMIGAILNDIPDHFMDELNNMLVPCLERNGVKILGVIPHDSLMGAIKVADLAERLGGRIIAGSEKADRVVESFLIGTMQVENFMTHFKRHKNSAVIVGGDRSDVQLVALEGKCQCLILTGNLYPNDIIMSRAEVLEVPIVIVRDDTYTVAKKMENILSRHKLRDAIKIQHGAQLVNSVLDYNYIKESIGLS
- a CDS encoding flagellar protein FlaG, with the protein product MKVQDTLNLNNQDTSNYLPDQKKVDSHGQNIEKNINKEKTDKLPKNEFEKIENLARSIENYLNSLGVKLKFHIHKETNKLQVDVVDPETNKIIRKIPPDELLNLAASIEKMVGIFINRSL
- a CDS encoding flagellin — translated: MSLVVNHNLMAMNASRNLSMAYGRLGTSTRRLSSGLRVSTAADDAAGLAIRELMRSDISALQQGVRNANDAISLIQTADGALQVIDEKLIRMKELAEQAATGTYTSDQRLIIDSEYQAMASEITRIANATDFNGIYLLNGNLSGAGGDQSAWISSYDGSGLDSAGPLHVHFGTGNDSAEDYYYIAIGGATASAFGLGNNADTSRSDYVGGASISTQSLAQQALEGIKQAIVSKDHIRASLGALQNRLEATISNLTIQAENMQAAESRISDVDVATEMTEFVRNQILTQSAVAMLAQANSLPKMAMQLIQG
- a CDS encoding flagellar hook assembly protein FlgD, producing the protein MQTNGVDYLLGGYERDFTGQTRKTGDAAPMGKDEFLKLLVTQLEHQDPLNPMDDREFTAQLAQFSSLEQLTSISEGIKSLNEDKARQEMLGAVSFIGKEVRASGDSLSKEGNNVSTVYYHFDDVASKVYINIFDSFGNLVRSENVGSRQPGDYEFVWDGKTYTGSYAPDGVYSVSIAAEGVNGQPVLVDTEVSGKVSGVQNMNGQSYLRLEDGRQVNFVDVKEIVNPSSDDSQK